One Hyalangium gracile genomic window carries:
- a CDS encoding CotH kinase family protein, whose translation MHGVSRLSALAALVCLTAACGDGRPEGWTDETHGKKAKPAYDVVFPSEQVQRLDIAISAEDWQAMQDDMTDMLGAFGVGGGPGGGGPGGGGGGGPLPPELAAACQDKAEGATCSATFNGNTFTSTCGKSPDGAALVCTPRGGGGGGGGGGGPLPPELTAVCQDKAEGATCSATLNGNTFSSTCTRSPDGAALLCAPQGGAIGGGGGGGGVDLVPRTPVYVRSTVRFNGKTWWHVGVRYKGNSTLSSGWRSGVGKLPFRLNFDKFEDEHPEIDGQHFHGFSKLSLSSNQGDASYIRDHVASSTFRAAGVPAAHTGFMAVYVDHGNGPEYFGLYTVAEDPQDSLLDTHFGNHDGALYEADGVGARFKTFDQASFEAQSDAAELGWESVEAAIAALNADRGDAAAWRAGLEARMDVDGFLQWLAINTVLANWDSYGSMPHNYYLYANPENGNRLHWITWDHNLSLSAGRTSSLTHSNVTADWPLIRYLLDDPTYRARYEQFARESITGPLSAAAMQERMRQAHELIAPWVAGENAEVQGFTYTSAQQFQDSLTGTSGLLQFAEQREAAVRTTFGTAP comes from the coding sequence ATGCACGGAGTTTCGCGACTGAGCGCGCTGGCCGCGCTCGTGTGCCTCACTGCCGCCTGCGGTGATGGTCGGCCAGAGGGTTGGACTGACGAGACGCACGGCAAGAAAGCCAAGCCTGCCTACGACGTCGTCTTTCCTTCGGAGCAGGTCCAGCGGCTCGACATCGCCATCTCCGCCGAGGACTGGCAGGCGATGCAGGACGACATGACGGACATGCTGGGCGCGTTCGGCGTGGGCGGAGGCCCCGGCGGTGGCGGCCCTGGCGGCGGTGGGGGTGGCGGTCCGCTCCCGCCCGAGCTGGCAGCGGCCTGCCAGGACAAGGCGGAGGGTGCCACCTGCAGCGCCACCTTCAACGGAAACACCTTCACCTCCACTTGCGGCAAGTCCCCGGATGGGGCGGCGCTCGTGTGCACTCCTCGCGGCGGAGGAGGTGGTGGCGGTGGTGGTGGGGGTCCGCTCCCGCCAGAGCTGACAGCGGTCTGCCAGGACAAGGCGGAGGGCGCCACCTGCAGCGCCACGTTGAACGGCAACACCTTCAGCTCCACCTGCACCAGGTCCCCGGATGGGGCGGCGCTCCTGTGCGCGCCTCAGGGGGGCGCCATCGGCGGTGGCGGCGGCGGCGGTGGCGTGGACCTCGTGCCTCGCACCCCCGTGTATGTGCGCTCGACGGTGCGGTTCAACGGCAAGACGTGGTGGCACGTGGGCGTCCGCTACAAGGGCAACTCCACGCTGTCGAGCGGCTGGCGCTCCGGCGTGGGCAAGCTGCCCTTCCGGCTCAACTTCGACAAGTTCGAGGACGAGCACCCCGAGATCGACGGCCAGCACTTCCACGGCTTCAGCAAGCTGTCCCTCTCCAGCAACCAGGGGGATGCCTCGTACATCCGGGACCACGTGGCCTCGAGCACCTTCCGCGCGGCCGGAGTGCCGGCGGCGCACACGGGCTTCATGGCCGTGTACGTGGACCACGGCAACGGGCCCGAGTACTTCGGCCTCTACACGGTCGCCGAGGATCCCCAGGACTCGCTGCTCGACACCCACTTCGGCAACCACGATGGCGCGCTCTACGAGGCGGACGGCGTCGGCGCCCGGTTCAAGACGTTCGACCAGGCCTCCTTCGAGGCGCAGTCGGATGCCGCCGAGCTGGGCTGGGAGAGCGTGGAGGCCGCCATCGCCGCGCTGAACGCCGACCGCGGCGACGCGGCGGCCTGGCGCGCGGGCCTCGAGGCCCGCATGGACGTGGACGGCTTCCTCCAATGGCTCGCCATCAACACGGTGCTGGCCAACTGGGACAGCTACGGCTCCATGCCGCACAACTACTACCTCTACGCGAACCCCGAGAACGGGAACCGGCTGCACTGGATCACCTGGGACCACAACCTGTCCCTGTCGGCCGGCCGGACGAGCTCGCTGACGCACTCCAATGTGACGGCGGACTGGCCGCTCATCCGCTACCTCCTGGACGATCCGACGTACCGGGCCAGGTACGAGCAGTTCGCGCGCGAGTCGATCACCGGCCCCCTCTCGGCGGCGGCGATGCAGGAGCGCATGCGGCAGGCGCATGAGCTCATCGCCCCCTGGGTGGCGGGAGAGAACGCCGAGGTGCAGGGCTTCACCTATACCAGCGCGCAGCAGTTCCAGGACTCCCTCACCGGCACGTCGGGCCTGCTCCAGTTCGCCGAGCAGCGCGAGGCGGCGGTGCGCACCACCTTCGGCACCGCCCCATGA
- a CDS encoding VTC domain-containing protein: MDSPMECQSPVLDHERRFQPPREAAEAFLRATGPFTEPRLYASDYPYAFTRTTYFDTQELALLHSRGSGRAQRLRLREYAGAAELGQAPVLTGLRFLELKVTSGERRMKSRCPVSAEEAEALLSGAPLSEASAAGALLGQFVQAPVKPWVTAWYRRTTHETSDGRVRITLDEELTFALPPMPGSPAAPTRLLQRAPSALLEVKWHGRSPFWLEHALRRLEPSETQGSKFEQGMRALFGGVLPVPLSRAR; this comes from the coding sequence ATGGATTCCCCGATGGAGTGCCAGTCACCGGTGCTGGATCACGAGAGGCGCTTCCAGCCTCCTCGCGAGGCGGCGGAGGCCTTCCTGCGAGCCACGGGGCCCTTCACCGAGCCCCGCCTGTACGCGAGCGACTATCCGTATGCCTTCACGCGCACGACGTACTTCGATACCCAGGAGCTGGCCCTGCTCCACTCCCGGGGCTCGGGCCGCGCGCAGCGCCTGCGGCTGCGCGAGTACGCCGGAGCCGCGGAGCTCGGTCAGGCTCCCGTCCTCACCGGCCTGCGGTTCCTCGAGCTGAAGGTGACCTCCGGGGAGCGGCGGATGAAGTCCCGCTGTCCGGTGTCGGCCGAGGAGGCGGAGGCCCTGCTGTCGGGCGCGCCGCTCTCCGAGGCGAGCGCCGCGGGCGCGCTGCTCGGCCAGTTCGTCCAGGCGCCGGTGAAGCCGTGGGTGACGGCCTGGTATCGGCGCACGACGCACGAGACCTCCGATGGCCGGGTCCGCATCACCCTCGACGAGGAGCTCACCTTCGCGCTGCCGCCCATGCCGGGAAGCCCCGCGGCGCCGACGCGGCTGCTCCAGCGCGCTCCTTCGGCCCTGCTCGAAGTGAAGTGGCATGGACGCTCGCCGTTCTGGCTGGAGCACGCGCTCCGGCGGCTGGAGCCCTCCGAGACCCAGGGCTCGAAGTTCGAGCAGGGGATGCGCGCGCTCTTCGGAGGCGTGCTCCCCGTGCCTCTGTCCCGAGCACGCTGA
- a CDS encoding porin has translation MSPHREPPRTLASGCLLLVALLLVGRSASAQAPAPEPSAASAPASTPEASTDSDDSSSSDAGGEAIVIATPAGTVVVGGRLDVRENLEHPEDGIWAGELTVPTSRVEVTYRWKKRLRAVVEFDVRAELKDVFVWLKIANGFSTRAGRFKMPLSLVELESATRLPVVRRGLVRDVLDDALGLSGRSPGAQLEWKCARCTHELRFQAGVWQTREPDGKVALERGLGLMPALRGTWELGPVVVGASALFQPQGASSGGDQSSWLAALDVRHSLALASGGLRTWAEVITGRAPLTGGTGNLLTGRVVSAWRLGGTEAGGMYLEPFVMLSAMDPDRDQDADLMWESALGLNVGQWQRWRLQTQFEVRKVGTGVSAALESLEDSLASRRALLVQLEVGF, from the coding sequence GTGTCCCCCCACCGTGAGCCTCCGCGGACGCTGGCGAGCGGGTGCCTGCTCCTGGTCGCGTTGCTCCTCGTGGGCCGCTCCGCCTCCGCCCAGGCTCCGGCCCCCGAGCCGTCCGCGGCGTCAGCGCCCGCGAGCACGCCCGAGGCCTCGACCGACTCCGACGACTCCTCCTCGTCCGACGCGGGCGGGGAGGCGATCGTGATCGCCACTCCGGCCGGTACGGTGGTGGTGGGAGGCCGTCTCGATGTGCGGGAGAACCTCGAGCACCCCGAGGACGGCATCTGGGCGGGGGAGCTCACCGTCCCCACCTCGCGCGTCGAGGTCACCTACCGCTGGAAGAAGCGCCTGCGCGCCGTGGTGGAGTTCGATGTCCGAGCCGAGCTGAAGGATGTCTTCGTCTGGCTGAAGATCGCCAACGGCTTCTCCACTCGGGCCGGGCGCTTCAAGATGCCCCTCTCGCTGGTGGAGCTCGAGTCGGCCACGCGGCTCCCGGTCGTCCGGCGCGGACTGGTCCGCGACGTGCTGGATGACGCCCTGGGGCTCAGCGGCCGCAGCCCAGGAGCCCAGCTCGAGTGGAAGTGCGCGCGCTGCACGCACGAGCTGCGGTTCCAGGCGGGGGTGTGGCAGACGCGGGAGCCGGACGGCAAGGTCGCGCTCGAGCGAGGACTCGGGCTGATGCCGGCGCTCCGGGGCACGTGGGAGCTCGGTCCCGTGGTGGTGGGGGCCTCCGCGCTGTTTCAGCCCCAGGGTGCCAGCTCCGGAGGAGACCAGAGCAGCTGGCTCGCCGCGCTGGACGTGAGGCACTCGCTCGCGCTGGCCTCGGGCGGGCTGCGCACCTGGGCCGAGGTGATCACGGGGCGTGCGCCTCTCACGGGCGGAACCGGGAACCTGCTTACGGGCAGGGTGGTGAGCGCGTGGCGCCTGGGTGGAACGGAGGCGGGCGGGATGTACCTCGAGCCCTTCGTGATGCTCTCGGCGATGGATCCGGACCGGGACCAGGACGCGGACCTGATGTGGGAGAGCGCGCTGGGCCTCAACGTCGGGCAGTGGCAGCGGTGGCGCCTGCAGACGCAGTTCGAGGTTCGCAAGGTGGGCACGGGTGTCTCCGCGGCGCTCGAGTCCCTGGAAGACAGTCTCGCCTCGCGGCGGGCCCTGTTGGTGCAGCTGGAGGTGGGCTTCTGA
- a CDS encoding dTMP kinase, whose amino-acid sequence MLIVFEGIDGSGKTTLSNRVAQELRQAGLRVRHVREGGTLASPVSEGLRRFTRDPANLALTPTAELLLYAAREAQLLEEVTRPALAEFEVVITDRFFYTAEVLARWGRGLSEQVVRPVLDACARGLVPDRVFLMDVDPALARARRRISKILTPKTGSPSRKGLAGAGLQVRLRSGYRALAAESPERWRLLENSGVPLETLVRQVTQEILQAQAGAALSVQTARPAPPPARSVGEARASFLRQIDLWREEEPTLAAYFLSGMEGGDMAERRKALAPRCPELAAYSLASLADAASWELRRQLADGAPSHVLGSLRNAAADTPEAWELRERLIAQAPKAVAESLELLDSEQAWRMRERLYFAASESVIASLTGIDSERAWTERWRWLTDAGGEEALGLEPVARTACRSIRGLDSEQAWAWRQRAWAIAPDAVLRSVAGLTSPRAWELREQHVARAPRAVLSTLDGLDEPRAWALRESFGAQCEEVLDSMWGLEGAAAWGLRTALADSWPSATVRSLGPLLQTPRGRALAERLLASHPRDFALLRQAARGAPDTSRGALHATA is encoded by the coding sequence ATGTTGATCGTTTTCGAAGGAATCGATGGCTCGGGCAAGACGACGCTCTCCAACCGGGTGGCCCAGGAGCTGCGTCAGGCGGGCCTCCGGGTCCGCCACGTCCGCGAGGGTGGGACGCTCGCTTCCCCCGTCTCGGAGGGGCTGCGGCGCTTCACGAGGGATCCCGCCAACCTGGCGCTCACGCCCACGGCGGAGCTGCTGCTCTATGCCGCGCGTGAGGCCCAGCTCCTGGAAGAGGTGACGCGCCCGGCCCTGGCGGAGTTCGAGGTCGTCATCACCGATCGCTTCTTCTACACCGCCGAGGTGCTCGCGCGGTGGGGCCGAGGCCTGTCCGAGCAGGTGGTGCGCCCGGTGCTCGACGCATGCGCGCGCGGCCTGGTCCCTGACCGTGTGTTCCTCATGGATGTGGATCCGGCGCTGGCTCGGGCTCGCCGCCGCATCTCGAAGATTCTCACGCCGAAGACCGGCTCACCCTCGCGGAAGGGGCTGGCGGGAGCAGGGCTGCAGGTGCGGCTGCGCTCGGGCTATCGGGCGCTGGCCGCCGAGTCCCCCGAGCGGTGGCGCCTCCTGGAGAACTCCGGAGTCCCCCTGGAGACGCTCGTCCGCCAGGTGACCCAGGAGATCCTCCAGGCCCAGGCGGGAGCCGCGCTCTCGGTCCAGACTGCGCGTCCCGCTCCGCCGCCCGCGCGGTCCGTGGGAGAAGCCCGCGCCAGCTTCCTTCGCCAGATCGATCTCTGGAGGGAGGAGGAGCCCACGCTGGCCGCGTACTTCCTGTCGGGGATGGAGGGGGGGGACATGGCGGAGCGTAGGAAGGCCCTCGCCCCGCGCTGCCCGGAGCTGGCGGCGTACAGCCTCGCCAGCCTCGCGGATGCGGCCTCCTGGGAGCTCCGGCGGCAGCTCGCGGATGGGGCCCCGAGCCATGTCCTGGGCTCCCTGCGGAACGCGGCGGCGGACACGCCTGAGGCATGGGAGCTGCGAGAGCGGCTGATCGCCCAGGCCCCCAAGGCCGTCGCCGAGTCCCTGGAGCTGTTGGACTCGGAGCAGGCGTGGCGGATGCGCGAGCGCCTCTACTTCGCCGCCTCGGAGAGCGTGATTGCCTCCCTGACAGGGATCGACAGTGAGCGCGCCTGGACCGAGCGATGGCGCTGGCTCACGGACGCCGGAGGAGAAGAGGCGCTGGGCCTGGAGCCGGTGGCGCGCACGGCCTGCCGCTCCATCCGCGGGCTCGACAGCGAGCAGGCCTGGGCGTGGCGTCAGCGGGCGTGGGCCATCGCTCCGGACGCGGTGCTCCGCTCGGTGGCGGGGCTCACGAGCCCCCGGGCCTGGGAGCTTCGCGAGCAGCATGTGGCACGCGCTCCCCGGGCCGTCCTGAGCACCCTCGATGGGCTGGACGAGCCCCGGGCCTGGGCACTGCGCGAGTCCTTCGGCGCGCAGTGCGAGGAGGTGCTGGACTCCATGTGGGGCCTGGAGGGAGCCGCCGCGTGGGGGCTGCGCACGGCACTGGCGGACTCCTGGCCCTCGGCCACCGTGAGGAGCCTGGGCCCGCTGCTCCAGACGCCTCGCGGGCGCGCCCTGGCCGAGCGGCTGCTGGCGAGCCACCCTCGAGACTTCGCCCTGCTGCGCCAGGCGGCGCGCGGCGCACCCGATACCTCCCGAGGAGCCCTCCATGCCACCGCTTGA
- a CDS encoding DUF4956 domain-containing protein — protein MPPLESVLQDLNVGDSRLDVVSLLMRFTLALVLGAILAYRPWRKLMPNAPPLISETAQTQVLVAVAGALMTTVIGDSVSRAFSLVGLGGFIRFRSGIKDPRDAAAMFVMIGVGMGCGLGAASVALCAAAFFGCVLLVLDATSKGRMEVVRLSLGLENLSAALAPLKALHPAARFVSLEQSSDSSGGTAVVELAVPARTDGLALLEGLRSHLPGVQRASIDPD, from the coding sequence ATGCCACCGCTTGAGTCCGTGCTGCAGGACCTCAATGTCGGCGACTCCAGGCTCGACGTCGTGTCGCTCCTGATGCGCTTCACCCTGGCCCTGGTGCTCGGAGCAATCCTGGCCTACCGCCCGTGGCGCAAGCTGATGCCCAACGCTCCGCCGCTCATCTCCGAGACGGCCCAGACGCAGGTGCTGGTCGCCGTGGCCGGGGCGCTGATGACGACGGTCATCGGCGACAGCGTGTCCCGCGCCTTCAGCCTGGTGGGGCTTGGAGGCTTCATCCGCTTCCGCTCGGGCATCAAGGACCCGCGAGACGCGGCGGCCATGTTCGTGATGATCGGCGTGGGGATGGGTTGCGGGCTGGGAGCCGCCTCCGTGGCGCTGTGCGCGGCCGCGTTCTTCGGCTGCGTGCTGCTGGTGCTGGACGCGACCAGCAAGGGGCGCATGGAGGTGGTGAGGCTGTCGCTGGGGCTCGAGAACCTGAGCGCGGCCCTGGCTCCCTTGAAGGCGCTGCACCCGGCGGCCCGCTTCGTCTCGCTGGAGCAGTCCTCGGACTCATCCGGAGGTACGGCGGTGGTGGAGCTCGCGGTGCCGGCCCGGACGGACGGATTGGCGTTGCTGGAGGGGCTGCGCTCCCACCTCCCGGGAGTCCAGCGCGCCTCCATCGACCCGGATTGA
- a CDS encoding protein kinase domain-containing protein — protein sequence MLPRTSSAPHSPAHGALIGPWRVLETAASGSFGTVFRSVLAAEPHRSGDCALIYEWARRHTPNSCQVLNVLAQLALALAELHRHGALHRDVKGDNVLVGAQGNATLLDLGCCTYPGARTLTDSALPPGTSIYRSPEALRWAWAHRRDGATYEARPADDIYALGVTAYRLSTRTYPPQPTENSGPSRRVLPPSDLATVSPGLEQLLMTMLSEVPAERPPAASLAHALSAAAEEPAATKLITPSPAAAPTEKARNPGPPRWREVPGWLSASATVVVGGLLVVAASKLWDGTPGPAVSPESPPLLTEHVRESPSPEAPDAGVGEEALASAVDVPHIGMPVSAIGLAVPRTPRPGQRKPPCDLTSEVAVHGACWAVLAKKPPCDASGYEYDGKCVVPSFTNPRAPASEEPR from the coding sequence GCTGGAGACAGCCGCGAGCGGCTCCTTTGGCACCGTCTTCCGCAGTGTCCTCGCGGCCGAGCCTCACCGCAGTGGCGACTGCGCCCTGATCTACGAGTGGGCGCGCAGGCACACGCCCAACTCCTGCCAGGTGCTGAACGTGCTGGCTCAGCTTGCCCTGGCGCTGGCTGAGCTTCACAGGCACGGAGCACTCCACCGGGACGTGAAGGGGGACAATGTGTTGGTGGGGGCGCAGGGCAACGCAACCCTTCTCGATCTGGGCTGCTGCACCTATCCAGGTGCCAGGACGCTCACCGACAGCGCCCTTCCTCCTGGCACTTCAATCTACCGCAGCCCAGAAGCCCTGCGGTGGGCATGGGCTCACCGAAGGGACGGCGCCACCTATGAAGCAAGACCTGCCGACGACATCTACGCCCTTGGAGTGACCGCCTACAGGCTGAGCACCAGAACCTATCCGCCACAGCCCACGGAGAACAGTGGACCTTCGCGTCGGGTCCTCCCGCCAAGCGATCTCGCAACGGTTTCCCCGGGGCTCGAGCAACTTCTGATGACCATGCTCAGCGAAGTTCCAGCGGAGCGTCCCCCCGCCGCTTCACTGGCCCATGCACTCTCCGCCGCTGCCGAGGAGCCCGCGGCAACGAAGCTCATCACCCCGTCGCCAGCCGCCGCACCCACGGAGAAGGCTCGCAACCCAGGCCCTCCTCGTTGGCGGGAAGTCCCCGGTTGGCTCTCTGCGTCCGCTACGGTCGTGGTGGGTGGACTGCTGGTGGTGGCCGCATCGAAGCTCTGGGACGGGACGCCAGGCCCTGCGGTCTCCCCGGAGAGCCCTCCTCTCCTCACGGAGCATGTTCGTGAGTCTCCATCTCCCGAGGCTCCTGACGCAGGCGTGGGAGAGGAGGCACTGGCATCCGCGGTAGACGTGCCGCACATCGGCATGCCGGTGTCCGCTATCGGGCTTGCCGTGCCCAGGACCCCGCGCCCCGGGCAGAGGAAACCTCCTTGTGACCTCACGTCCGAGGTGGCTGTGCACGGGGCCTGTTGGGCCGTGCTCGCCAAGAAGCCCCCGTGCGATGCGTCTGGCTACGAGTACGACGGCAAGTGTGTCGTCCCTTCGTTCACCAACCCTCGCGCACCCGCTTCGGAGGAGCCGCGATGA